The following proteins are encoded in a genomic region of Coffea eugenioides isolate CCC68of chromosome 6, Ceug_1.0, whole genome shotgun sequence:
- the LOC113774289 gene encoding uncharacterized protein At4g04775-like, with the protein MPRSNPIPPMCGCGLSTILKTSWTPRNPGRRYAECPVAQVMDSSNLVKLLVIAEGCKYWKWIDEEMCPRSVEIIPGLLRRINQMEKQLTNAEESAQKWECKAAKLQTKVRRLEIMMQQHASRERKFAAALAITYGFVLAVFAVWVFGNLGNNDLLQLPQKDVL; encoded by the exons ATGCCAAGATCAAATCCAATACCTCCAATGTGTGGCTGCGGATTGAGTACCATTCTGAAAACGTCATGGACTCCACGGAATCCAGGTCGAAGATATGCGGAATGTCCAGTTGCTCAGGTAATGGATAGCAGTAATTTAGTGAAGTTGTTAGTAATTGCTGAG GGATGCAAGTATTGGAAATGGATAGATGAAGAAATGTGTCCGCGTTCAGTGGAGATTATACCTGGGTTGCTTCGGCGAATCAATCAAATGGAGAAACAGCTCACAAATGCCGAAGAGTCTGCACAAAAGTGGGAGTGCAAAGCAGCAAAATTGCAGACAAAGGTTCGAAGGTTGGAAATTATGATGCAACAACATGCATCAAGGGAGAGGAAGTTTGCTGCAGCTCTTGCAATCACCTATGGCTTTGTGTTAGCAGTATTTGCAGTCTGGGTGTTTGGAAATTTAGGAAATAATGATCTATTGCAATTACCCCAGAAAGATGTATTATAA